In one window of Brassica rapa cultivar Chiifu-401-42 chromosome A07, CAAS_Brap_v3.01, whole genome shotgun sequence DNA:
- the LOC103831675 gene encoding glucuronoxylan 4-O-methyltransferase 3 isoform X1, with protein sequence MTTNLHFPITLKLILSTLASLLVITLFFITRTDFSPSSYQPAPAKTIQISSSSTRTKVQSQNSVSCGKIPPSLADALIHYAASNVTPQQTLSEISVTKKVLDKTSPCNFLVFGLGHDSLMWASLNHGGRTIFLDEDESWIRRIAEKFPSLESYHVRYETKVRDAAALMSAARDREECRLGASMDLRVSKCELALKGLPEVVYEREWDLIMVDAPTGFHEDAPGRMSAIYTAGMLARSRKNGENTAVFVHDVDRTVEDEFSMAFLCRDYMTEQEGRLRHFTVPSHWDSNIAGGKYCP encoded by the exons ATGACAACTAACCTCCACTTTCCGATTACACTGAAACTCATTCTCTCTACCTTAGCATCTCTCCTCGTGAtcactctcttcttcatcaccagAACCGATTTCTCACCGTCTTCATATCAGCCAGCGCCGGCCAAAACTATCCAGATCTCCAGCTCCTCCACCAGAACTAAAGTACAGAGCCAAAACTCCGTGAGTTGCGGTAAGATCCCTCCTTCGCTCGCCGATGCTCTCATCCACTACGCCGCCTCCAATGTCACTCCCCAGCAAACACTCTCTGAAATCTCCGTCACCAAGAAG GTCCTAGACAAGACATCGCCGTGCAACTTTCTTGTGTTTGGTCTTGGCCACGACAGCTTGATGTGGGCGTCACTAAACCACGGAGGAAGAACTATATTCTTAGACGAGGACGAGTCATGGATACGCCGGATCGCCGAGAAGTTCCCTTCTCTGGAATCGTACCACGTACGGTACGAGACCAAGGTGAGAGACGCGGCGGCTCTGATGTCGGCGGCGAGAGATAGAGAGGAGTGCCGTCTCGGTGCGTCGATGGATCTTAGAGTTTCCAAGTGCGAGCTTGCGCTGAAGGGCTTACCGGAGGTGGTTTACGAGAGGGAGTGGGATTTAATCATGGTGGATGCTCCGACGGGGTTTCACGAAGATGCTCCGGGGAGGATGTCGGCGATTTACACGGCGGGGATGCTCGCGAGGAGCCGAAAGAACGGAGAGAACACGGCTGTTTTTGTGCATGATGTGGATAGGACTGTGGAGGATGAGTTCTCTATGGCGTTTCTGTGCAGAGATTACATGACGGAGCAAGAGGGACGGCTCCGCCATTTTACGGTGCCTAGCCACTGGGACTCTAACATCGCCGGCGGTAAATACTGTCCCTAA
- the LOC103831675 gene encoding glucuronoxylan 4-O-methyltransferase 3 isoform X2, whose protein sequence is MTTNLHFPITLKLILSTLASLLVITLFFITRTDFSPSSYQPAPAKTIQISSSSTRTKVQSQNSVSCGKIPPSLADALIHYAASNVTPQQTLSEISVTKKVLDKTSPCNFLVFGLGHDSLMWASLNHGGRTIFLDEDESWIRRIAEKFPSLESYHVRYETKVRDAAALMSAARDREECRLGASMDLRVSKCELALKGLPEVVYEREWDLIMVDAPTGFHEDAPGRMSAIYTAGMLARSRKNGENTAVFVHDVDRTVEDEFSMAFLCRDYMTEQEGRLRHFTVPSHWDSNIAGVPEC, encoded by the exons ATGACAACTAACCTCCACTTTCCGATTACACTGAAACTCATTCTCTCTACCTTAGCATCTCTCCTCGTGAtcactctcttcttcatcaccagAACCGATTTCTCACCGTCTTCATATCAGCCAGCGCCGGCCAAAACTATCCAGATCTCCAGCTCCTCCACCAGAACTAAAGTACAGAGCCAAAACTCCGTGAGTTGCGGTAAGATCCCTCCTTCGCTCGCCGATGCTCTCATCCACTACGCCGCCTCCAATGTCACTCCCCAGCAAACACTCTCTGAAATCTCCGTCACCAAGAAG GTCCTAGACAAGACATCGCCGTGCAACTTTCTTGTGTTTGGTCTTGGCCACGACAGCTTGATGTGGGCGTCACTAAACCACGGAGGAAGAACTATATTCTTAGACGAGGACGAGTCATGGATACGCCGGATCGCCGAGAAGTTCCCTTCTCTGGAATCGTACCACGTACGGTACGAGACCAAGGTGAGAGACGCGGCGGCTCTGATGTCGGCGGCGAGAGATAGAGAGGAGTGCCGTCTCGGTGCGTCGATGGATCTTAGAGTTTCCAAGTGCGAGCTTGCGCTGAAGGGCTTACCGGAGGTGGTTTACGAGAGGGAGTGGGATTTAATCATGGTGGATGCTCCGACGGGGTTTCACGAAGATGCTCCGGGGAGGATGTCGGCGATTTACACGGCGGGGATGCTCGCGAGGAGCCGAAAGAACGGAGAGAACACGGCTGTTTTTGTGCATGATGTGGATAGGACTGTGGAGGATGAGTTCTCTATGGCGTTTCTGTGCAGAGATTACATGACGGAGCAAGAGGGACGGCTCCGCCATTTTACGGTGCCTAGCCACTGGGACTCTAACATCGCCGGCG TTCCTGAATGTTGA